The DNA region GCCACGATCCACGCAGGCTCCGCGCTGGGCGCGCTGCTGCGCATGGAGCAACTGATTCTCGAAGTGGCGGTGAACCCGCCCCGTGCGCTGATCGCCGAAGCCGTGGACGTGGTGATCCATATCGCCGGGCGCGGGCGCAAGCGCCGCATCGAGAGCATCGCCCGCGTCGTCGGCTTCGATGGCGTGGGCTACCAACTGGCGGACGCTCTGGCCGCGCCGTTTCCCGAGCTGCCATCGCAGTCCGACCTTTCTTCCCCGTCCCTCAACCACCCTGGAGAACTGCCATGACGCAGATGCACGTTCCTGCTTTCCGTATTTCCGTAAATCCGCCTTCGCGCCTGTCCGGCCTTGCCCGACTGCGCCGCCTGGCTCGCCCTGCACAGCAGGGAATGATGATGGCTGCGGTAATGCTGTTCATGGCCGGGACGGCAAAGGCCGCAGGTTCCTCGATGCCGTGGGAAGGGCCGCTGCAGTCGATCTTGGAGTCGATCCAAGGGCCGGTGGCGCGCATCGTCGCGGTCATCATCATCATCGCCACGGGCCTCGCGCTGGCCTTCGGCGACACGTCGGGCGGCTTCCGCAAACTGATCCAGATCGTGTTCGGCCTGTCCATCGCGTTCGCGGCTTCGAGCTTCTTCCTGTCGTTCTTCAGCTTCTCCGGCGGGGCTGTCGTATGAGCGGCCCGGACAGCTTCGCGGCAGGGTTCGAGGTGCCTTTGCATCGCTCGCTCACCGAGCCGATCTTGCTGGGCGGCGCACCGCGCACCGTGGCGATCGCCAACGGCACGCTGGCCGCCGCTGTCGGGCTGGGCCTGCAACTCTGGATTCCCGGTGCCGTGCTCTGGATCGTCGGCCATGCGCTGGCGGTTTGGGGGGCGCGCGTCGATCCGCAGTTCATGCAGGTCTTCGCGCGGCACGTCAAGCATCGCCCGCTGCTGGACGTGTGAGGTGATGCCATGCTGAACCTCGCCGAATACCGCCAGCGGCCCACGCTGCTCGCCGACTGGCTGCCCTGGGCCGGGCTGGTCGCGCCGGGTGTCGTCTTGAACAAGGACGGCAGTTTCCAGCGCACGGCCCGGTTTCGCGGTCCTGACCTCGACAGCGCCACGCAAGGCGAGCTGATCGCCACGTCGGCGCGCTTGAACAACGCGCTGCGCCGGCTGGGTTCGGGCTGGGCGCTGTTCATCGAGGCCGAGCGCCGCGCCGCCGCCGACTATCCTCACTCCGAGTTTTCCGAGCCGCTTTCGTGGCTGGTGGACGAGGAACGCCGTGCAGCGTTCGAGGAATCCGACAACCACTTCGAGAGCGGCTATCACCTGACGCTGGTGTACCTGCCGCCCGAAGAATCGCGTGCCCGTGCAGCGGGAATGCTGTACGAGAACCGGCCCACCGAGGGCGTGGACTGGCGTGAGCGCCTGACCGCCTTCGTGGCGGAGACGGATCGGGTCTTTGATCTGCTCGATGGCGTGATGCCGGAAATCTCCTGGCTGGACGACAGCCAGACGCTGACGTACCTGCACGCCACGGTATCGACGCGGCGCGATCGGCTGGCGGTGCCCGAAGTGCCGTTCCACATCGACGCGCTACTGACTGATTCGCCGCTGGTCGGCGGCCTGGCGCCCATGCTGGGCGACCGGCACCTGCGCGTGGTGTCGGTGCGGGGCTTTCCGACCTCGACCTGGCCGGGGATTCTGGACGACCTCAACCGCCTGGGATTTGGGTATCGCTGGAGTACGCGCTTTCTGTGCCTCGACAAATCCGAGGCGGAACGGGAATTGGGGCGTCTGCGCCGCCAGTGGTTCGCCAAGCGCAAGAACGTCATCGCGCTGCTGCGCGAAACGATCTTCCAGCAGGAAAGCCCGCTGGTCGATACCGATGCCAGCAACAAGGCCGCCGATGCGGATGCCGCCTTGCAGGAGCTGGGCAGCGATCAAGTCGCCTTCGGCTACCTGACGGCGACCGTCACCGTCATGGACGAGGACGCCGGCGCAGCCGACGAGAAGCTGCGGATGGTGGAGCGCGTCATCCAGGGGCGCGGGTTTGTGACCATCCCCGAAACGCTCAATGCCGTGGATGCGTGGCTGTCCTCGCTTCCCGGCAACGCCTATGCGAATGTCCGGCAGCCGATCATCTCGACCCTCAATCTGGCGCACATGATGCCGGTGTCGGCGGTATGGGCCGGGCCGGAGAAGAACGACCACTTGGACGGCCCGCCGCTGATCGTCACCCGCACCGATGGCGCGACGCCGTTCCGGCTGGTGACGCACATCGGCGACGTGGGCCACACGCTGGTCGCCGGCCCGACGGGCATGGGCAAGTCGGTCTTGCTTGCCACGCTGGCGATGCAGTTCCGCCGCTATCGCGGCTCGCGCATCTTCGCGTTCGATATGGGGCGCTCGATGCGCGCCACTGTTCTCGGGCTGGGCGGCGAGCACTACGACCTGGGCATGGATGGCGAAATCGCCTTCCAGCCGTTGGCACGCATTGACCGCGACGGCTACCGCACCTGGGCGGCCGAATGGATCGAAGGCCGCTTGCTGCACGAAGGCGTGGCCGTCGGCCCGGACGAGAAGGCGGCTATCTGGTCGGCACTCGGCAGCCTCGCTGGTGCGCCGGTGGAGCAGCGCACCATGACCGGCTTGTCAGTGCTGCTGCAATCGAACGCGCTGCGCCAAGCCTTGTCGCCCTATGTGTTGGGCGGCGCACACGGCAAGCTGCTGGACGCCGACCACGACCGGCTGGGCATGGCGGACGTGCAGGGTTTCGAGATGGAGGAGCTGATGCACAGCAAGGCCGCCGTCATGGCCGTGCTGCATTACCTCTTTGCGCGTTTCGATGAACGCTTCGACGGTGCGCCCACGCTGCTGATCCTCGATGAAGCCTGGTTGTTTCTCGATGACCCAGTGTTTGCAGCGCGCATCCGCCAATGGCTCAAGACGCTGCGCAAGAAAAACGTCAGCGTCATCTTCGCCACGCAGTCGCTCGCGGACATCAAGGATTCGAGCATCGCGCCCGCGATCGTCGAAAGCTGCGCGAGCCGCATCTTCCTGCCGAACCCGCAGGCGACCGAGCCGCAGATCAAGACGATCTATCAGGGCTTCGGCCTCAACAACCGCCAGATCGAAATCGTCGCCACGGCAGTTCCGAAGCGCGACTACTACTACCAATCCCGCCTCGGAAACCGCCTGTTCGACCTCGACCTGGGGGCGGCTGCGCTCGCGTTCGTAGGCGCTTCCACGCCGCAAGACCAGCTCGACATAGACCGCGTGCGGCTGGACGCCGGTACCCCCGGTTTCGCCGGCGCCTGGCTGCGCCATCGCGGCCTCGATTGGGCGGCTGACCTGCTGCCCTTGTTCTCCGGCCTCACGCCGGATTTCCTCCGTACCGCCGACTACCCACAGGAGAACCAGCCATGAAAAAGCGACTCATCGCCGCTGCCGTCGCGGCCATGCTTTGCACCGTTTCCACCGTACACGCGCAATGGGTCGTGATCGACCCCACGAACCTCGTGCAGAACACGCTGACCGCGATTCGCACGCTGGAGCAGATCAACAACCAGATCCAGCAGCTCCAGAACGAAGCGCAGATGCTGATGAACCAGGCGCGCAACCTCGCCAGCCTGCCGTCCAGCGTGGTCGGCCAGTTGCGCACCAACCTGGCGACGACCGAGCGGCTGATCGCCCAGGCGAAGGGCTTGGCCTACGACGTGACGAATCTGGATCAGGAGTTCGCGCGCCTGTACCCCGAGCAGTACGCGGCCACCGTCAGTGGCGACCAGATGTACCGCGACACGCAGGAGCGTTGGAAGAACACGCTCAACGGCTTGCAGACCACCATGCAGATGCAGGCGCAGGTGTCGCAGAACCTGGGCGTTGACGAAACCGTGCTGGCCGACCTCGTGGGCAAGAGCCAATCGGCCGAAGGCGCGTTGCAGGCGATGCAGGCCATGAACCAGTTGCTCGCCTTGCAGGCCAAGCAGTCGATCCAGTCGCAGCGGCTCCAGATCACGCAAGACCGAGCCACCGCACTGGAGCTGGCGCGGCAGGCCGCAGCCACCGAGCGCGGGCGCGAAGTGACGCGGCGCTTCCTGGGCAGCGGCACGCCGTACACGCCGCAGCCCGTCAACTTCTACAACCCCTGACGGGTGCGGCCATGAAGAACGCGCCCGTCCTGTTCGCTCTCGCTTCCCTGTTGGCCGGGTGCGGCCGGCCGCCTTCGGTGGACGCGCTGGCCGCCGACCCGTCCCGGCTGCACGCGCTACGCGCGCAATGCCGCGCGGGCGAGCACGGCGGCGCGTTCTGCGCGCAGGTGGCCCGAGCCGACCTGCGCCGCTTTCTCTCCGGCAAGGCCGGCCCCGGCGAGTACCAGACGCTCGCCGACCTGCCGCCGATCCCACCCAGCTTCGATGAACCCGCTGCCGATGACAACGGGCCTGGGCAGGAGAACTCGCCATGAATGACGTAACCATCATCGACCGCTTCCTCGATACGTTCTCGCGCTACATCGACTCGGGGTTTGGCCTGCTGCATGGCGAGGTGGCGTTTCTGACCGCCACGCTGATCGTCATCGACATGACGATCGCCGGGCTGTTCTGGGCGATGAGCCATGCCACCGGCCAGGGCGAAGACGTGATCGCCAAGCTGATCCGCAAGGTGCTCTACGTCGGTGCCTTCGCCTACATCATCGGCAACTTCAACTGGCTGGCCGGCATCGTGTTCCGCTCCTTCGCCGGGCTGGGCCTGACGGCCAGCGGCTCGACCTTGAGCATGGAGAACTTCCTGCATCCGGGAAGGCTGGCCAAGATCGGCATCGACGCCGGAGCGCCGATCCTCGATCAGATCGGCGACATGGCGGGCTTTCCCGAGGTGTTCGTGAACATCACGCCCATCGTCGTAATGTTCCTCGCCTGGCTGATCGTCCTGCTGTGCTTCTTCGTGTTGGCGATCCAGCTTTTCATCACGCTGATCGAGTTCAAATTGACGACGCTCGCGGGCTTCGTGCTGGTGCCGTTCGCCCTTTGGAACAAGACCGCGTTCCTCGCCGAAAAGGTGCTGGGCAACGTGGTGTCGTCGGGCATCAAGGTGCTGGTGCTGGCCGTCATCGTGGGCATCGGCTCGGGCTTGTTCGCCGAGTTTCAGGTGCAACCGGCCGAGCCGTCCATCGACCATTCGGTCGTCGTCATGCTGGCCTCGCTGACCCTGCTGGCGCTGGGCATCTTCGGGCCAGGCATTGCGACCGGGCTGGTATCGGGCGGCCCGCAACTCGGCGCGGGCGCGATGGCCGGCGCCGTGCTGGGCGCGGCCGGCACCGCCGTTGCCGTGGGCGCTGCGGCCACGGGCGTTGGTGGCGCCGTCGCTGCCGGCGCGCGCATGGCCCCGGCTGCCGCCAAGCTGGCCGGTAGCGGCGCGCGTGCCGCCGCCGGGGCCGCCAGCAGCGCGAAGTCCGCGTTTCAGGCTGGTTCCGCTTCTGCTGGCGGCGGCCTCAAGGGCGCAGCCGCCGGCGTGGGCAACGTCGCCAAGACCGGCGCACAGGCGGCCGGGCAGAAGGTGGCGCAAGGCGCGCGCTCGATCCGCGATCGCGCTGCCGCTGCGTTCAGCACCGATGCGCCAGCAGCCGCGTCCCCAGCGAGTGGCGATGCGCCGCCGTCAGCACCGCAGGAGCAACCGGCCTGGGCCAAGCGCCTGCACCGACGCCAACAGCTCACCCATGCCGCGACGACCGCCGCCCACACGCTGCGCGGTGGCGACGGCGGCAGTTCCAGCCAAGGGCCGAGCCTGCGCGATTCCGATTCCTGATCTTCAAGGAGAACACCCATGCGATTCAAACGCCCGCAGGTGCGCTATGCCGACACGCCGCAGCCTGCGACCCCGTATCAATCCGCCGCGCAAGTGTGGGACGAGCGCATCGGTTCGTCCCGCGTGCAAGCGAAGAACTGGCGGCTGATGGCTTTCGGCTGCCTGCTGCTGGCGCTGCTGATGGCCGGCGGCCTGGTGTGGCGCTCCGCGCAATCCATCGTCACGCCCTACGTGGTGGAGGTGGACAACGCGGGCCAAGTGCGCGCCGTCGGCGAAGCCGCCACGCCGTACCGGCCCAGCGATGCACAAGTGGCCTACCACCTGGGCCGCTTCATCGAGCTGGTGCGCTCGCTGTCCATCGACCCCATTGTCGTGCGCCAGAACTGGCTCGACGCCTACGACTACACCACCGACAAGGGCGCCGTGGTGCTCAACGACTACGCGCGCACCAACGACCCGTTCGCGCGTATCGGCAAGGAATCCGTCACGGTGCAGATAACCAGCGTGACCCGCGCCAGCGACACGTCTTTCAACGTGCGCTGGACGGAACGGCGCTTCGTCAACGGCGCCGCGGCGGGCACTGAACGCTGGAACGCCGTGATTTCCATCGTGCAGCAGACCCCGCGCACCGAACAGCGCCTGCGCAAGAACCCCCTGGGCATCTACGTCAACGGCCTGTCGTGGAGCCGTGAGCTGGATTCTTCCGAAGGAGCAAAACCATGAACCTGTCTTTCCGCTTTTACGCTTTGCCGTTGATGCTCGTTGCCTTGGCGGGCTGCGCCACACAGGGCAAGCCGCCGCCGGCCATCTCGCTCGATGAGCCGGTGCAGGCCCAGCCGCTGCCGGAGCCGCCCGCGCCGGTGGAAGTGGTCAAGGTGCCCGAGCCGCTGGCGCTGCCGGCGCAGTTGAAGCCGTTGCCCGAAGCCGAGGCCGCCAAGCCCGTGCCGGAACCGGCCGACGAAACTGTGCGCGTCTCGCGTGCCAATGCCGAGGCGCGCATCGCGCCCACGCGCGAGGGCTACGTCAATGCGATTCAGGTGTGGCCCTTCACCGATGGCGCGCTGTATCAGGTCTATGCGGCCGTGGGCCGCGTGACCGTGATCGCGCTCCAGCCCGGCGAGGAACTGGTGACGGTCGCCGCGGGCGACACGGTGCGCTGGATCGTGGGCGACACGTCCAGCGGCAGCGGTGATGCGCTGCGCGTGAACGTGATGGTCAAGCCCATCCGCTCGGGCCTCAAGACGAATCTGGTCATCACCACCAGCCGGCGCACCTACCTGCTGGAGCTGACCTCGACCGAAAAGACATGGATGGCCTCGGTTTCCTGGGAGTACCCGAAGGACAAGATGCTGGCCTTGCAGCGCCAGGCGCAGGCGGCCAGCACCGCCGCGCCTGTTGATACCGGCTTGTCGCTGGAGAAGATCCGCTTCCGCTACGCGGTCAGCGGCAGCAATCCGCCGTGGAAGCCGCTGCGCGCCTTCGATGACGGCGAGAAGGTCTATATCCAGTTCCCCGCCGGCATCGCGCAAGGCGAGCTGCCGCCGCTGTTCGTGATCGGTGCGCAGGGCGACGGGCAACTGGTGAACTACCGCTTCCGCGCGCCGTACTACATCGTGGATCGCCTCTTTGGCGCGGCGGAGCTGCGCCTGGGCGGCGACAAGGGCGACGTGGTGCGGATCGAGCGCACGGACGGCACCCGGAGGAACTGACCATGAGCAAGGACGACACCCCCGACCGTGCCGCGCCGCAGGCGGGCAAGGTCGCGCCCGAGGCGGTGGCGCTGCGCGCCCAGCCGCGCCCGGTCACTCGCCTGAACCGGCGCACGCTGGCGATGCTCATGGGCGGCCTGTCGGTCGCCGTGCTGGGTGCGACTATCTGGTCATTGCAGCCGCACCGGCGGGGCGCGGGCGAGCAGACCGAGCTTTACAACGTCGATCGCGTGAGCAAGTCCGAAGGGCTGGACGGCCTGCCTTCGGACTACTCGAAGCTGCCGCAGAAGGTGCCCGAGCTGGGGCCGCCGCTGCCGGGCGACCTTGGCCCCGCCATCGTGGCCTCGCAGCAGCCGGTAACGCCGACCTATGCGCCGCCCGGCCACGACCCAGAGGACGCCTTGCGCAAGGAGGCCGACGCCGCGGCGGCCTCATCGGTGTTCTTCCGCTCGGGCCAGCAGGGCAAGGCCGCAGCGCCAGCCACGGCCCAAACCCCTGCGGCTGCGCCGGGCAGCGCCTTCGACCCGCTGGCGGCCGGGCCGGCCTCGACAGCGGCCCAGCCCGCCGACCCGACCGCCACGCAGAACCGGCAAGACCAGAAGGAGGCGTTCCTGAAAGGCGGTTCTACGGAAACCCGCAATTCCGGCAACCTGCAAATGCCGGCATCGCCGTATCAGGTCATGGCTGGCACGGTGATCGCCGGGGCGCTCGTCACGGGCATCAAGTCGGACTTGCCGGGCGACGTGATCGCCACGGTGACGGAGCCGGTCTATGACTCGGCCACAGGCAAGTTCCTGCTGATCCCGCAAGGCTCGCGCATCATGGGCAAATACAACAGCCAGGTCAGCTACGGGCAGAGTCGCGTGCAGGTGGTGTGGAACCGGATCATCCTGCCGGACACGTCTTCGCTGACCATCGACAACCTTGTGGGCACCGACCCGGCCGGCTATTCCGGCCTCGAAGATGGCGTGGACTACCACTGGAGCCGCATCGTCGCCGGCGCGGCGCTGACGACGCTACTGGGCGTGGGTGCCGAGTTGGCCGCGCCGGAGAACCGGCAGGACGGCAACCGCATCGTGATCGCGGGGCGCGACAGCGCGCAGGACAGCATCAATCAGGTCGGCCAGGAGATGACCCGGCGCAACATGAACATCCAGCCGACCTTGACCGAGCGGCCGGGCCTGCCGGTGCGGATCATCGTCAAGCGTGACCTGGTGCTGCGACCGTACCAGCCGATGTTCTTCAACAGGGGGGCGATGCGATGAGCACGGGCAAGAAGCTGCGGCTCGGGCCACTGCCGAAACTGGAGTCCACGAAGCTGACCTTCGCGTGTCCGGCCAGCCTGCGGGCCGACCTCGACCGCTACGCCGCGCTGCACGCGCAGACCTACGGCGAGGCGGTCGATGCTGCGACGCTCATCCCGCACATGCTGGAGGCGTTCATGGCTGGGGATCGAGGATTCAGGAAAGGAGCAGTGGCGGCGGCGAAGGCCGTGCAACCGAAACAGGCCTGATTTTGTTGGTTCATCACGACGAAAGCGCAGCCTACGGGCTGCGCTTTCGCTTTTGGAGTGGATTGCACCAGGCTAGAAGCTACAACAGCGATGCGCCCCGGCTCGCCGGAGTGCCCCTACACTTGCCACCGCAAAGCGCCTATGTGGCACCTAGCCTAAAAAGCAGTAGGAGCGCGCAACGGTCGATTTTTGGCCTAACCTATTGCCCCACAAGACCTTTCATGTTGCTGCCTGTCCGCATCAAAGGCTTGACAGCGGACATTTTTCATGCCGCCGGCCGGATCACGCCGGATCACTCGGCGTCGGGCTGTGCGCCGGGCGCCGCGCG from Paraburkholderia aromaticivorans includes:
- the trbL gene encoding P-type conjugative transfer protein TrbL, with the translated sequence MNDVTIIDRFLDTFSRYIDSGFGLLHGEVAFLTATLIVIDMTIAGLFWAMSHATGQGEDVIAKLIRKVLYVGAFAYIIGNFNWLAGIVFRSFAGLGLTASGSTLSMENFLHPGRLAKIGIDAGAPILDQIGDMAGFPEVFVNITPIVVMFLAWLIVLLCFFVLAIQLFITLIEFKLTTLAGFVLVPFALWNKTAFLAEKVLGNVVSSGIKVLVLAVIVGIGSGLFAEFQVQPAEPSIDHSVVVMLASLTLLALGIFGPGIATGLVSGGPQLGAGAMAGAVLGAAGTAVAVGAAATGVGGAVAAGARMAPAAAKLAGSGARAAAGAASSAKSAFQAGSASAGGGLKGAAAGVGNVAKTGAQAAGQKVAQGARSIRDRAAAAFSTDAPAAASPASGDAPPSAPQEQPAWAKRLHRRQQLTHAATTAAHTLRGGDGGSSSQGPSLRDSDS
- a CDS encoding DUF2274 domain-containing protein, which gives rise to MSTGKKLRLGPLPKLESTKLTFACPASLRADLDRYAALHAQTYGEAVDAATLIPHMLEAFMAGDRGFRKGAVAAAKAVQPKQA
- a CDS encoding TrbI/VirB10 family protein, whose protein sequence is MSKDDTPDRAAPQAGKVAPEAVALRAQPRPVTRLNRRTLAMLMGGLSVAVLGATIWSLQPHRRGAGEQTELYNVDRVSKSEGLDGLPSDYSKLPQKVPELGPPLPGDLGPAIVASQQPVTPTYAPPGHDPEDALRKEADAAAASSVFFRSGQQGKAAAPATAQTPAAAPGSAFDPLAAGPASTAAQPADPTATQNRQDQKEAFLKGGSTETRNSGNLQMPASPYQVMAGTVIAGALVTGIKSDLPGDVIATVTEPVYDSATGKFLLIPQGSRIMGKYNSQVSYGQSRVQVVWNRIILPDTSSLTIDNLVGTDPAGYSGLEDGVDYHWSRIVAGAALTTLLGVGAELAAPENRQDGNRIVIAGRDSAQDSINQVGQEMTRRNMNIQPTLTERPGLPVRIIVKRDLVLRPYQPMFFNRGAMR
- the trbE gene encoding conjugal transfer protein TrbE codes for the protein MLNLAEYRQRPTLLADWLPWAGLVAPGVVLNKDGSFQRTARFRGPDLDSATQGELIATSARLNNALRRLGSGWALFIEAERRAAADYPHSEFSEPLSWLVDEERRAAFEESDNHFESGYHLTLVYLPPEESRARAAGMLYENRPTEGVDWRERLTAFVAETDRVFDLLDGVMPEISWLDDSQTLTYLHATVSTRRDRLAVPEVPFHIDALLTDSPLVGGLAPMLGDRHLRVVSVRGFPTSTWPGILDDLNRLGFGYRWSTRFLCLDKSEAERELGRLRRQWFAKRKNVIALLRETIFQQESPLVDTDASNKAADADAALQELGSDQVAFGYLTATVTVMDEDAGAADEKLRMVERVIQGRGFVTIPETLNAVDAWLSSLPGNAYANVRQPIISTLNLAHMMPVSAVWAGPEKNDHLDGPPLIVTRTDGATPFRLVTHIGDVGHTLVAGPTGMGKSVLLATLAMQFRRYRGSRIFAFDMGRSMRATVLGLGGEHYDLGMDGEIAFQPLARIDRDGYRTWAAEWIEGRLLHEGVAVGPDEKAAIWSALGSLAGAPVEQRTMTGLSVLLQSNALRQALSPYVLGGAHGKLLDADHDRLGMADVQGFEMEELMHSKAAVMAVLHYLFARFDERFDGAPTLLILDEAWLFLDDPVFAARIRQWLKTLRKKNVSVIFATQSLADIKDSSIAPAIVESCASRIFLPNPQATEPQIKTIYQGFGLNNRQIEIVATAVPKRDYYYQSRLGNRLFDLDLGAAALAFVGASTPQDQLDIDRVRLDAGTPGFAGAWLRHRGLDWAADLLPLFSGLTPDFLRTADYPQENQP
- the trbG gene encoding P-type conjugative transfer protein TrbG produces the protein MNLSFRFYALPLMLVALAGCATQGKPPPAISLDEPVQAQPLPEPPAPVEVVKVPEPLALPAQLKPLPEAEAAKPVPEPADETVRVSRANAEARIAPTREGYVNAIQVWPFTDGALYQVYAAVGRVTVIALQPGEELVTVAAGDTVRWIVGDTSSGSGDALRVNVMVKPIRSGLKTNLVITTSRRTYLLELTSTEKTWMASVSWEYPKDKMLALQRQAQAASTAAPVDTGLSLEKIRFRYAVSGSNPPWKPLRAFDDGEKVYIQFPAGIAQGELPPLFVIGAQGDGQLVNYRFRAPYYIVDRLFGAAELRLGGDKGDVVRIERTDGTRRN
- the trbF gene encoding conjugal transfer protein TrbF, with the translated sequence MRFKRPQVRYADTPQPATPYQSAAQVWDERIGSSRVQAKNWRLMAFGCLLLALLMAGGLVWRSAQSIVTPYVVEVDNAGQVRAVGEAATPYRPSDAQVAYHLGRFIELVRSLSIDPIVVRQNWLDAYDYTTDKGAVVLNDYARTNDPFARIGKESVTVQITSVTRASDTSFNVRWTERRFVNGAAAGTERWNAVISIVQQTPRTEQRLRKNPLGIYVNGLSWSRELDSSEGAKP
- the trbJ gene encoding P-type conjugative transfer protein TrbJ, which translates into the protein MKKRLIAAAVAAMLCTVSTVHAQWVVIDPTNLVQNTLTAIRTLEQINNQIQQLQNEAQMLMNQARNLASLPSSVVGQLRTNLATTERLIAQAKGLAYDVTNLDQEFARLYPEQYAATVSGDQMYRDTQERWKNTLNGLQTTMQMQAQVSQNLGVDETVLADLVGKSQSAEGALQAMQAMNQLLALQAKQSIQSQRLQITQDRATALELARQAAATERGREVTRRFLGSGTPYTPQPVNFYNP
- a CDS encoding VirB3 family type IV secretion system protein, whose protein sequence is MSGPDSFAAGFEVPLHRSLTEPILLGGAPRTVAIANGTLAAAVGLGLQLWIPGAVLWIVGHALAVWGARVDPQFMQVFARHVKHRPLLDV
- a CDS encoding TrbC/VirB2 family protein, which codes for MTQMHVPAFRISVNPPSRLSGLARLRRLARPAQQGMMMAAVMLFMAGTAKAAGSSMPWEGPLQSILESIQGPVARIVAVIIIIATGLALAFGDTSGGFRKLIQIVFGLSIAFAASSFFLSFFSFSGGAVV